One window of Aliarcobacter lanthieri genomic DNA carries:
- a CDS encoding efflux RND transporter permease subunit has product MIAKFFIFRPIFAWVISLIIMISGVVSLFTLAVEQYPDIAPPQINISSTYTGASAQTVENSVTQIIEQQLTGLDGMMYFSSSSSSSGSSRIRITFKQGTNPDIAQVQVQNKVEQILSRLPEDVQRQGVRVTKSQTDFLMLASIYDSTGQADKTDISDFLVSNLQDSISRIDGVGEVAVYGGQYAMRIWLDPYKLEKYALMPSDVQTAINTQNSQASAGRIGAMPTLDEQQLAITVTARSKFKTVDEFENIILKSNLDGSNVKIKDVARVEIGAQVYNNVTALNGFPASGISIQLASGANAVATSNRVKEFLEQARTILPQGYDIAYPRDTTSFIKASINEVVKTLIEAIILVVLVMFLFLKNIRSTIIPAIAVPVVILGTFAVLNILGFTINTLTMFALVLAIGLLVDDAIVVVENVERNMVEKGLDAKEATIISMNEVTSALIGITTVLSVVFLPMAFFSGSTGVIYRQFSVTIISAMVLSVIVALTLTPALCATILKAHEPNKKHEKGFIAWFDKKFSNFTNKYTNLIKKVIFVPKRWMFLYLLIIISTTYIFIKLPTSFLPKEDQGSLMVQITLPVGAVATRTVEAADIVRDYFLNEEKDNLNTVFTIAGFSSRSSGQNTGMAFVSLKDWNVRKGQENHVDSISSRAKTAFNDPSSPYFIRDARVITINPSVIQGLGSSDGFEFQLQASANITREELAQVKESIIEEADTNPLVSSVRADGTEESPQLKIYYDTQKALALGLNLRDIDNTLSAAWGGIYVNDYIDKTRVKRVYIQGDAPYRSAPEDLYKWKVRNSSGTMTPFSEFSRFAWEYGPEELTRFNGFMSYMIEGNAANKVSSGVAMDEMDKIADNNANGTMHTYSGVSYEERTASNQSILLYSISLLVIFLCLAALYESWSIPFSVLLVVPLGVFGTVLAVYFRDLSNDVYFQVALLAVMGLASKNAILIVEFINSAYKNGMNLFEATIKGATLRLRPIIMTSLAFIAGIIPLAISTGAGANSRIAIGTGIIGGTVSATILAIVFVPIFFILITKIFNKGAKND; this is encoded by the coding sequence GTGATTGCTAAATTTTTTATATTTCGTCCTATTTTTGCTTGGGTAATTTCGCTAATTATTATGATTAGTGGAGTTGTAAGTTTATTTACTCTAGCAGTTGAACAATATCCAGATATTGCTCCACCACAAATAAATATATCTTCTACTTATACAGGAGCTTCAGCACAAACTGTTGAAAATAGTGTAACACAAATAATTGAACAACAACTAACAGGACTTGATGGAATGATGTATTTTTCTTCGAGTTCAAGTTCATCTGGAAGTTCAAGAATAAGAATAACTTTTAAACAAGGAACAAATCCTGATATTGCACAAGTTCAAGTTCAAAATAAAGTTGAACAAATACTATCAAGACTTCCAGAAGATGTACAAAGACAAGGAGTAAGAGTTACAAAATCACAAACTGATTTTTTAATGTTGGCTTCTATTTATGATTCTACAGGACAAGCAGATAAAACTGATATTTCAGATTTTTTAGTAAGTAATCTTCAAGATAGTATATCAAGAATTGATGGAGTTGGAGAAGTTGCTGTTTATGGTGGACAATATGCAATGAGAATTTGGTTAGACCCATACAAACTTGAAAAATATGCTCTTATGCCATCAGATGTACAAACTGCAATAAATACTCAAAATTCACAAGCTAGTGCAGGAAGAATTGGGGCTATGCCTACATTAGATGAACAACAATTAGCTATAACTGTAACTGCAAGAAGTAAATTTAAAACTGTAGATGAATTTGAGAATATTATTTTAAAATCAAATTTAGATGGAAGTAATGTAAAAATAAAAGATGTAGCAAGAGTTGAAATAGGAGCTCAAGTTTATAATAACGTTACAGCTTTAAATGGTTTTCCTGCTTCTGGAATTTCAATTCAACTAGCAAGTGGAGCAAATGCAGTAGCAACTTCAAATAGAGTAAAAGAATTTTTAGAACAAGCAAGAACAATATTACCTCAAGGTTATGATATAGCTTATCCACGAGATACAACATCTTTTATTAAAGCTTCAATAAATGAAGTCGTGAAAACTTTAATAGAAGCTATTATTTTAGTTGTTTTAGTAATGTTTTTATTCTTAAAAAATATTAGATCAACTATTATTCCAGCAATTGCTGTTCCTGTAGTAATATTAGGAACTTTTGCTGTTTTAAATATATTAGGTTTTACAATAAATACTTTAACAATGTTTGCTTTAGTTCTTGCCATTGGACTTTTAGTTGATGATGCAATTGTTGTTGTTGAAAACGTTGAAAGAAATATGGTTGAAAAAGGTTTAGACGCAAAAGAAGCTACTATCATTTCTATGAATGAAGTAACAAGTGCTTTAATAGGAATCACAACTGTTTTATCAGTTGTATTTTTACCTATGGCATTTTTTAGTGGTTCAACAGGAGTTATTTATAGACAATTTTCTGTTACAATAATATCTGCTATGGTTTTATCCGTAATTGTAGCTTTAACTTTAACACCTGCCCTTTGTGCAACTATTTTAAAAGCTCATGAGCCAAATAAAAAACATGAAAAAGGTTTTATAGCTTGGTTTGATAAAAAGTTCTCTAACTTTACTAATAAATATACAAATTTGATAAAAAAGGTTATTTTTGTACCAAAAAGATGGATGTTTTTGTATCTTCTAATAATTATAAGTACTACATATATTTTTATAAAGCTTCCAACTAGTTTTTTACCCAAAGAAGATCAAGGAAGTTTAATGGTGCAAATTACACTTCCAGTTGGAGCAGTTGCTACAAGAACTGTTGAAGCTGCTGATATTGTAAGAGACTATTTTTTAAATGAAGAGAAAGACAACTTAAATACTGTATTTACAATAGCAGGATTTAGTAGTAGAAGTAGTGGACAAAATACTGGTATGGCATTTGTATCTTTAAAAGACTGGAATGTTAGAAAAGGTCAAGAAAATCATGTTGATAGTATAAGTTCTCGTGCAAAAACAGCTTTTAATGATCCAAGTTCTCCATATTTTATAAGAGATGCAAGAGTTATTACAATAAATCCTAGTGTTATACAAGGTTTAGGTTCAAGTGATGGATTTGAATTCCAACTTCAAGCAAGTGCAAATATTACAAGAGAAGAGTTAGCACAAGTAAAAGAATCTATTATTGAAGAAGCAGATACTAATCCTCTTGTATCATCTGTTAGAGCAGATGGAACAGAAGAATCACCTCAATTAAAAATATACTATGATACTCAAAAAGCTCTAGCTTTAGGACTTAATCTAAGAGATATTGACAATACTTTAAGCGCTGCTTGGGGTGGAATATATGTAAATGATTATATAGATAAAACTAGAGTAAAAAGAGTATATATTCAAGGAGATGCACCTTATAGAAGTGCTCCTGAAGATTTATATAAATGGAAAGTTAGAAATAGTTCTGGAACAATGACTCCATTTAGTGAATTCTCAAGATTTGCTTGGGAATATGGTCCAGAAGAGCTTACTAGATTTAATGGTTTTATGTCTTATATGATAGAAGGAAATGCAGCAAACAAAGTTAGTTCTGGAGTTGCAATGGATGAGATGGATAAAATAGCTGATAATAATGCAAATGGAACAATGCATACTTATAGTGGAGTTTCTTATGAAGAAAGAACAGCAAGTAACCAATCAATTTTATTATACTCGATTTCTCTTCTAGTAATTTTCTTATGTCTTGCTGCACTTTATGAAAGTTGGAGTATTCCATTTTCAGTTTTACTTGTAGTTCCTCTAGGAGTTTTTGGAACTGTACTAGCTGTATATTTTAGAGATTTAAGTAATGATGTATATTTTCAAGTCGCACTTTTAGCTGTTATGGGATTAGCTAGTAAAAATGCAATATTAATAGTAGAATTTATAAATAGTGCATATAAGAATGGTATGAACCTCTTTGAAGCAACTATTAAAGGTGCCACTTTAAGATTAAGACCAATTATAATGACTTCTTTAGCATTTATTGCTGGTATTATTCCACTTGCTATATCAACTGGAGCAGGAGCAAATAGTAGAATTGCAATAGGTACAGGGATAATTGGTGGAACAGTAAGTGCTACTATACTAGCTATAGTTTTTGTACCAATATTTTTTATATTAATTACAAAAATATTTAATAAAGGAGCAAAAAATGATTAA
- a CDS encoding cupin, translating into MIEKYNIFDEITINKNEELFSEIFKDDKIKIEKIVSNGQKSPENFWYQQEQNEYILLLEGFAILEFEDFEVKLQKGDCLNIKSMQKHRVKFTSLDEPTIWFAVFY; encoded by the coding sequence TTGATAGAAAAATATAATATTTTTGATGAAATTACAATTAATAAGAATGAAGAACTTTTTTCTGAAATTTTTAAAGATGATAAAATAAAAATAGAAAAAATTGTATCAAATGGACAAAAATCACCTGAAAATTTTTGGTATCAGCAAGAGCAAAATGAGTATATTTTACTTCTTGAAGGTTTTGCAATACTTGAATTTGAAGATTTTGAAGTAAAATTACAAAAAGGGGATTGTCTAAATATAAAATCTATGCAAAAACATAGAGTAAAATTTACAAGCCTTGATGAACCAACTATTTGGTTTGCAGTTTTTTATTAA
- a CDS encoding NAD(P)/FAD-dependent oxidoreductase, translating into MKIAIIGAGASGIMAAITAKRLNRNLEIDVFDANKSIGKKILASGNGRCNISNTSISSKNYIGENPEFVNFALKEFDFRAFEKFCKSIGLLLDIKENGKVYPLSNEAKSVTNLLFLALEELGINIFCEHFVQDLEKIEDKFVVKTAELEYKSYDKVVITSGLGAAPQLNSSEIGLDFATKFGHSINPTYPSLVGLQTQNSYKGKLQGVKKECNVSLYVNGSFEQEIFGDVLFTSYGVSGFAILDISQRAVLSLSQFFDVELRINFFPKVNANDLANQIQTLFKNLENQKAVDILTGLVSNKIAPVLLDICKIPLETKAYDLNTKQIKALAYQLNSWKLKVIDTQGFSHAEASGGGVRTIEIDNKTYESKLCKNLYFAGEVLDIVGNRGGYNLHFAWASGYLVGKNLV; encoded by the coding sequence TTGAAAATAGCAATAATTGGAGCAGGAGCTTCTGGGATAATGGCTGCAATTACAGCTAAAAGATTGAATAGAAACTTAGAGATTGATGTTTTTGATGCAAATAAAAGTATAGGTAAAAAGATATTAGCTTCTGGAAATGGAAGATGTAATATCTCAAATACTTCAATTTCTAGTAAAAATTATATAGGTGAAAATCCAGAATTTGTAAATTTTGCTTTAAAAGAGTTTGATTTTAGAGCTTTTGAAAAATTTTGTAAAAGCATAGGATTACTTCTTGATATAAAAGAAAATGGCAAAGTTTATCCACTTTCAAATGAAGCAAAATCGGTAACTAATCTTTTATTCTTAGCTTTAGAAGAGTTGGGCATAAATATATTTTGTGAACATTTTGTACAAGATTTGGAAAAAATAGAAGATAAATTTGTAGTAAAAACAGCTGAACTTGAATATAAAAGCTATGATAAAGTTGTTATAACTTCTGGTCTTGGAGCAGCTCCTCAATTAAATTCAAGTGAAATAGGGCTTGATTTTGCTACAAAATTCGGACATTCTATAAATCCGACTTATCCATCTTTAGTAGGACTTCAAACACAAAATAGCTACAAGGGGAAACTTCAAGGTGTAAAAAAAGAGTGTAATGTAAGTTTGTATGTAAATGGTAGTTTTGAACAAGAGATTTTTGGAGATGTTTTATTTACTTCTTATGGTGTTTCTGGTTTTGCTATTTTAGATATTTCTCAAAGAGCAGTTTTATCTCTAAGTCAATTTTTTGATGTAGAGTTACGAATAAATTTTTTTCCAAAAGTTAATGCAAATGATTTAGCAAACCAAATACAAACTCTGTTTAAAAATTTGGAAAATCAAAAAGCAGTAGATATTTTAACTGGTCTTGTATCAAATAAAATAGCACCAGTTTTATTAGATATTTGTAAAATTCCACTTGAAACAAAAGCTTATGATTTAAATACAAAACAGATAAAAGCTTTAGCATATCAGCTTAACTCTTGGAAACTAAAAGTTATAGATACACAAGGTTTTTCCCATGCAGAAGCAAGTGGTGGAGGTGTGAGAACTATTGAAATAGATAATAAAACTTATGAAAGTAAATTATGTAAAAACTTATATTTTGCTGGTGAAGTTTTAGATATAGTTGGAAATAGGGGAGGATATAACCTTCATTTTGCTTGGGCTAGTGGGTATTTGGTTGGGAAGAATTTGGTATAG
- a CDS encoding methyl-accepting chemotaxis protein produces MFTFKNINTRKKLLFFPILFIFIILNLGIIYTYFNNYAMQRTNIAIIADGLIQKNLKGRISVYQFLRTPTKENQNLVLNTFDNLSLDISKLKGILESNENKNICDDIIKHINDYINLFKDFSNDRIINYLNQEPETKDTIAKISKMVNIGLKLEEEIVRINKNTIQLRDEAYSSLNIDLLIISFIAITIFILFSILISNSIINSIESFKNGLLKFFSYLNRESQDVSLLNINSKDEFGEMSKVVNENIIKTKKGIEEDRKLIDETIAVLSEFEQGDLCQRLNLSVKNPALMELKSILNKMADNLENNIDSVLYILEKYSNYNYLDKIPTYNLKQHLLKLANGVNVLGDSITQMLIDNKTNGLTLKNSADILLSNVDTLNISSNEAATSLEETAASLEEITSNIRNNTENIGKMAILSHNVTLSANQGETLANQTSSAMDEINIQVNLINEAIGVIDNIAFQTNILSLNAAVEAATAGEAGKGFAVVAGEVRNLATRSAEAAKEIKDIVENATKKANEGKNIATNMIIGYKELNSNILETISLIDNIQVASKEQLSGIEQINDAVNELDRQTQQNAMVASQAHHIAVSTGEISKIIVEYADKNEFIGKDLINFESGGGI; encoded by the coding sequence ATGTTTACTTTTAAGAATATTAACACAAGAAAAAAGTTGCTCTTTTTTCCAATACTATTTATTTTTATTATTTTAAATTTAGGGATAATTTATACATATTTTAACAATTATGCAATGCAAAGAACAAATATAGCAATAATTGCTGATGGACTTATACAAAAAAATTTAAAAGGGAGAATATCTGTTTATCAGTTTTTAAGAACTCCAACAAAAGAAAACCAAAATTTAGTTTTAAATACTTTTGATAATTTAAGTTTAGATATATCTAAACTTAAAGGAATTTTAGAAAGTAATGAAAATAAAAATATTTGTGATGATATTATTAAACATATCAACGATTATATAAACCTTTTTAAAGATTTTTCAAATGATAGAATAATAAATTATTTAAATCAGGAACCAGAGACAAAAGATACAATAGCAAAGATTTCTAAAATGGTAAATATTGGACTAAAACTAGAAGAAGAAATTGTTAGAATAAATAAGAACACTATACAACTTAGAGATGAAGCATACTCATCTTTAAATATAGATTTATTAATTATAAGTTTTATTGCTATAACTATATTTATATTATTTTCTATATTGATATCTAACTCTATTATAAATTCTATTGAAAGTTTTAAAAATGGCTTATTGAAATTCTTTTCTTACTTAAATAGAGAATCACAAGATGTTAGTTTATTAAATATAAATTCAAAAGATGAATTTGGAGAAATGTCAAAAGTAGTAAATGAAAATATCATAAAAACCAAAAAAGGTATTGAAGAGGATAGAAAATTAATTGATGAAACGATTGCTGTTCTAAGTGAATTTGAACAAGGTGATTTATGCCAAAGATTAAATCTAAGTGTAAAAAATCCAGCTTTAATGGAGTTAAAATCAATTCTAAATAAAATGGCTGATAATTTAGAAAATAACATTGATAGTGTTTTGTATATTTTAGAAAAATATAGTAACTACAATTACTTAGATAAAATACCAACATATAATCTTAAACAACACCTATTAAAATTAGCAAATGGTGTGAATGTATTAGGTGACTCAATAACACAAATGTTAATTGATAACAAAACAAATGGTTTGACATTAAAAAATAGTGCTGATATATTACTATCAAATGTAGATACTTTAAATATTTCTTCCAATGAAGCAGCTACAAGTTTAGAAGAGACAGCTGCTTCTTTAGAAGAGATTACATCTAATATTAGGAATAATACTGAAAATATTGGAAAGATGGCTATATTATCACATAATGTTACGCTTTCTGCAAATCAAGGAGAAACATTAGCAAATCAAACATCATCTGCAATGGATGAGATAAATATACAAGTAAATCTAATAAATGAAGCAATAGGAGTTATAGATAATATAGCATTCCAAACAAATATTCTAAGTTTAAATGCAGCAGTAGAAGCAGCAACAGCTGGAGAAGCAGGGAAAGGGTTCGCTGTTGTAGCAGGAGAAGTTAGAAATTTAGCAACAAGAAGTGCAGAAGCAGCAAAAGAGATAAAAGATATTGTTGAAAATGCTACAAAAAAAGCAAATGAAGGAAAAAATATAGCAACAAATATGATTATAGGATATAAGGAGCTAAACTCAAATATCTTAGAAACAATTAGTTTAATAGATAATATTCAAGTTGCATCAAAAGAACAATTAAGTGGAATTGAACAAATAAATGATGCTGTAAATGAACTAGATAGACAAACTCAACAAAATGCAATGGTAGCATCACAAGCGCATCATATAGCAGTATCAACTGGTGAAATATCAAAGATAATAGTTGAATATGCTGATAAAAATGAATTCATTGGAAAAGATTTAATAAATTTTGAAAGTGGTGGTGGAATATAA
- a CDS encoding efflux RND transporter periplasmic adaptor subunit: MFEKSKFTIFIAIILILFSACENKDNKKFIPKPVEVGFITLDKVQFALEQELSGRVKPKFISEVRPQITGIVQEQLFKEGSFVKKGDILYKIDKSTYQMEFNQAQASLNSAKANLISIEAKLKRVEELIKFDGASKQELDDTKASYLQAKALVEEKLANFENTKINLQRCEIKAPISGYIGISTITSGALVLANQSDYLTTIKDSSKVFVDLNQSYNDILKLKKVLPTNDFRNTFVTLILDDNTIYSKKGILESKELAVDENTGTVTLRAEFENEDNILLSGMYVKAIIETSSKVDSFLVPQQAVLRDQKANPIITILDKDDGIKTKIIEIQRAIGNKWLVTSGVNENDKIIIEGLNKINDKSKVIPKDLTDKYKD; this comes from the coding sequence ATGTTTGAAAAATCAAAATTTACTATTTTTATAGCAATAATTTTAATACTTTTTAGTGCATGTGAAAATAAAGACAATAAAAAATTTATACCAAAACCAGTTGAAGTAGGTTTTATTACTTTAGATAAAGTTCAGTTTGCTTTAGAGCAAGAGTTAAGTGGAAGAGTAAAACCAAAATTTATCTCTGAAGTTCGTCCCCAAATTACAGGAATTGTTCAAGAACAACTATTTAAAGAAGGAAGCTTTGTAAAAAAAGGTGATATCTTATATAAAATTGATAAATCAACTTATCAAATGGAGTTCAATCAAGCACAAGCTAGTTTAAATAGTGCAAAAGCAAATCTAATAAGTATTGAAGCAAAACTAAAAAGAGTTGAAGAACTTATAAAGTTTGATGGAGCTTCAAAACAAGAACTTGATGATACGAAAGCTTCATATTTACAAGCAAAAGCTTTAGTTGAAGAAAAACTTGCAAATTTTGAGAATACAAAAATAAATTTACAAAGATGTGAAATAAAAGCACCAATAAGTGGATATATAGGGATATCGACTATTACAAGTGGAGCTTTAGTTTTAGCAAATCAAAGTGATTATTTAACAACAATAAAAGATAGTTCAAAAGTATTTGTAGATTTAAATCAATCATATAATGATATTTTAAAATTAAAAAAAGTTCTTCCTACAAATGACTTTAGAAATACTTTTGTAACTTTAATTTTAGATGATAATACTATTTACTCTAAAAAAGGAATTTTAGAAAGTAAAGAGCTAGCAGTAGATGAAAATACAGGAACTGTTACTTTAAGAGCAGAATTTGAAAATGAAGACAATATTTTACTTTCAGGAATGTATGTAAAAGCAATCATTGAAACCTCATCAAAAGTTGATTCATTTTTAGTTCCTCAACAAGCTGTTCTAAGAGATCAAAAAGCAAATCCTATAATAACAATATTAGACAAAGATGATGGTATAAAAACAAAAATTATTGAAATTCAAAGAGCAATAGGAAATAAATGGCTAGTAACTTCAGGAGTAAATGAGAATGATAAAATCATTATAGAAGGATTAAATAAAATTAATGATAAAAGTAAAGTAATCCCTAAAGACTTGACAGATAAGTATAAGGATTAA
- a CDS encoding efflux transporter outer membrane subunit: MIKRIISLSFITLFFSSCISLAPKLEINKEDIVPNELKNNEDLSEYSQITLDNFIEDESLKRIVNLALKNNKDIQIALLNIEASKALYRIEESQYFPTLDASGNFIRQKTDSAISNNYKANLGTSFELDLFGRIKSLNDVAKNNFLATKYASQTTKLSLISQTINSYLSLVSNIYNLKLSKDILKNLEDVYSLTQKKYDIGITNKEDVLSSYSTLKDSQNDILNFETQIQKDLNSLEFLTSSRIDLESINDDFINEKYLKLISTGISSNVLFNRPDIFEAEYNLRSKNANIGVARAAFFPSISLTASTGYASSSLSNLFSGTNIWQFSPSINLPIFSGGENMAKLDLSNTQKEIALKEYQKAIQNAFKEVNDALATRKNITQRVENQKELVKSLFDTYNIALNSYKIGYGTYLNMLISQRAYINAQKNLVKIYLEELENRNELFKTLGGNLE; the protein is encoded by the coding sequence ATGATTAAAAGAATAATATCTCTATCATTTATAACTTTATTTTTTTCTTCTTGTATATCTTTAGCTCCAAAATTAGAAATAAATAAAGAAGATATAGTTCCAAATGAATTAAAAAATAATGAAGATTTATCTGAATATTCACAAATAACTCTAGATAATTTTATAGAAGATGAAAGCTTAAAAAGAATTGTAAATCTTGCCTTAAAAAATAACAAAGATATACAAATAGCACTTTTAAATATAGAAGCTTCAAAAGCATTATATAGAATAGAAGAATCTCAATATTTTCCAACACTTGATGCAAGTGGGAACTTTATAAGACAAAAAACAGATTCAGCAATATCAAACAACTATAAAGCAAATTTAGGTACTTCTTTTGAACTTGACTTATTTGGAAGAATCAAAAGCTTAAATGATGTAGCAAAAAACAATTTTCTAGCTACAAAATATGCAAGCCAAACTACAAAATTATCACTTATTTCACAAACAATAAACTCTTATTTAAGCCTTGTATCAAATATCTATAATTTAAAACTATCAAAAGATATTTTAAAAAATCTTGAAGATGTTTATTCTTTAACACAAAAAAAATATGATATAGGGATAACAAATAAAGAAGATGTTTTAAGTTCATATTCTACATTAAAAGATAGTCAAAATGATATTTTAAATTTTGAAACACAAATACAAAAAGATTTAAATTCTTTAGAATTTTTAACATCTTCAAGGATAGATTTAGAATCTATAAATGATGATTTTATAAATGAAAAATATCTAAAATTAATATCTACTGGTATATCTTCAAATGTACTTTTTAATAGACCTGATATTTTTGAAGCTGAATATAATTTGAGATCTAAAAATGCAAATATTGGAGTAGCAAGAGCAGCATTTTTCCCAAGTATTAGTTTAACAGCATCAACAGGATATGCAAGTTCTAGTTTGTCAAATCTTTTTAGTGGTACAAATATTTGGCAATTTAGTCCAAGTATAAATTTGCCTATTTTTAGTGGTGGAGAAAATATGGCAAAACTTGATTTGAGTAATACTCAAAAAGAGATTGCTTTAAAAGAGTATCAAAAAGCTATCCAAAATGCTTTTAAAGAAGTAAATGATGCATTAGCAACTAGAAAAAATATAACTCAAAGAGTTGAAAATCAAAAAGAGCTTGTTAAATCTTTATTTGATACTTACAATATAGCTTTGAACTCTTATAAAATAGGATATGGAACTTATCTAAATATGCTTATTTCTCAAAGAGCTTATATAAATGCACAAAAAAACCTAGTAAAAATCTATCTTGAAGAGTTAGAAAATAGAAATGAACTATTTAAAACTTTGGGTGGGAATTTGGAGTAG
- a CDS encoding multidrug effflux MFS transporter: MKKSINHIYLIVLISILSSVAPMGVDTYLPSIPEIAKYFDVNIHKVELSLAIFLIGFSIGQIFGGPISDRYGRRFGSILGLLGYAFFSFLIIFSSNIYELWVYRFLEAFFGGITVVNAAAAVRDRFKGQEAAKVFSLIGMVRSLAPLLAPVIGAFIIHFFPWEGVFIFLTIYALIVAFFIYKDFPESFVYVQQGIFESYKIVLTHKTAMKAMIVLALSFGGFFIIISKTSFIYIEYFDISTDYFPIFFGVNFILLIFMIKINVNLLKKHSALSIIKGAILFQFTVGIIFILLHKEMNLFLTVLIIASYMSMMAFIFGNCMSLAIEHFSKNAGVASGVLGVLQFGLGALVSSIALNFHDDGFFVISVSITIISLISFLIIRTYK, from the coding sequence ATGAAAAAATCAATTAATCATATATATTTAATAGTTTTAATTTCTATTTTGTCTTCTGTTGCTCCTATGGGAGTTGATACATATTTACCTTCAATTCCAGAAATTGCAAAATATTTTGATGTAAATATACATAAAGTTGAATTATCTTTAGCAATATTTCTTATAGGATTTTCTATTGGACAAATTTTTGGAGGACCAATATCTGATAGATATGGAAGAAGATTTGGTTCTATACTTGGACTTTTAGGATATGCATTTTTTAGCTTTTTAATAATATTTAGTTCTAATATTTATGAACTTTGGGTTTATAGATTTTTAGAAGCATTCTTTGGTGGGATTACAGTTGTAAATGCTGCTGCTGCAGTTAGAGATAGATTTAAAGGACAAGAAGCAGCAAAAGTATTTTCACTTATTGGAATGGTTAGAAGCTTAGCACCACTTTTAGCACCAGTTATTGGAGCATTTATTATACACTTTTTTCCATGGGAAGGAGTATTTATATTTTTAACTATTTATGCTTTAATTGTTGCATTTTTTATATACAAAGACTTTCCAGAAAGCTTTGTTTATGTTCAACAAGGAATATTTGAATCATATAAAATAGTTTTAACTCATAAAACTGCAATGAAAGCAATGATTGTTCTAGCTTTAAGTTTTGGTGGTTTTTTTATAATTATCTCAAAAACATCTTTTATTTATATAGAATATTTTGATATTTCCACAGATTATTTTCCAATATTTTTTGGAGTAAATTTTATACTTTTAATATTTATGATCAAAATAAATGTAAATCTATTAAAAAAACACTCAGCACTAAGTATCATAAAAGGTGCTATATTATTCCAATTTACTGTAGGAATAATTTTTATATTACTACACAAAGAGATGAATCTATTTTTAACTGTTTTAATTATAGCCTCTTATATGAGTATGATGGCATTTATTTTTGGTAATTGTATGTCTTTAGCAATAGAACATTTTTCAAAAAATGCTGGTGTTGCTTCTGGAGTTCTTGGAGTTCTACAATTTGGATTAGGTGCTTTAGTTTCTTCAATAGCATTAAATTTCCATGATGATGGTTTTTTTGTCATCTCTGTAAGTATAACTATTATTTCTCTTATCTCTTTTCTTATTATTCGTACTTATAAATAG